A segment of the Chryseobacterium scophthalmum genome:
TTTAAATTTACACCAAAGGGGGTGCATCCAATGACAACAACGAATTTAATGTGGTGAATGTACCCAATGTAAAAAATGGATTTGTACAAAAATCTCCTCAATGTCATTAACAGCATATACAATAATCCGTGTAGTTATTTTACTACATTAACTTCCATTTTCAACTACAAAGAAAATTTTTTCGCCGCTATAAATTTGTAGTGTTCAAAAGAGAACAATTAAACAAAAATAAAAATTTTAAATATTACTACCGTGACAAAACAAATCGTAATCGCAGCCTTAACTATTGGAGCAATCGTATTAGGAACTAACAATGTTCATGCTCAAAATACAACCGCTACAACAACAGTAAACATTACCCTGAACGATGTGATCTCAATCGACGCAGGAAGTACAGCAATCGGTAATACGGTTGACTTTAATTATGTTACTGCAGCAGACTATAACTCTGATCAAACAATTAATAAAGCAAATTCTTTGAAAGTTACTTCAACAAAGAACTTTAACGTTAAAGTAAAAGCGGGAGGTGCTAATTTCATGAATGGAACTAACTTAATCCCTGTAAATGTTTTGACAATTAAAGCTGCTTCAGCATCCGGAACAATGGGCGGAACAAAAAACACTGTCGTTTTATCTGCAACTGATCAAAATTTAGTTACAAATGCTCCACTGGGAAGCGCATTAACATTGAATTTGGATTACACGATTCCTGCAGCGAAATCATCTTCTTCAGATATCTTAGGTAAACCAGCAGGAACTTATACGCAAACAGTTACGTATACTGCGACTGCTTTATAATATTTTTTTAGTCTGTAAAGCTTTCTTTTGCTACGTTTTCAGTAGTTTTGGGGATCTTTATTTTTAAACAATTTACACCATGCGCAAGTTTATTTACATTTTCATTTTCTTTATTCTTACAGGGTCTTCTTCAATTCTGGCACAAAGTATCTCGATGTCGCCTACGCGCTTGTTTTTTACTGGTAACCCGGGAGAAAAAGTGACAAAGACAGTCACGCTTCAAAACAGCTCAGAAAAAGATTATGTTTTTAATCTCAACTATAAAGATTGGGTTAGAGAAGAAGACGGAAATAAAGTTTATCTTGAAGCAGGAAGCTCAAAAACTTCTAATGCAGCTTGGGTCTCTACCTTAGAAAACTCAGTAACAGTTCCTGCGAGAAGTACAAAGGAAATTGTAGTAACCATGCAGATTCCTGCAAACGCATCAAAGTCTGTTACAAACAGCATGTTGTTTTTCACCCAACTTCCTCAGCAGGCAGATCAAGCCCGTATTCAGAACGGGATTGGTATTATTACCTTATTTGAGGTTGGACTTCACATCTTTTATACACCACCTGGAAACCAAACAAAAAGTTTGGATATTACCAATATTTCAGAGTTAAACAATGAGAATGCGGCAAACAAAAAAATAGCAGTAAGCATCCATAACGATGGAAATACCATCAATGATGCCACCGTAGAGTTTGAATTGACCAATACCGAAAGTGGTAAGGAAATAAAATTACCCGCAATTTCTATCTCCATGCTTCCCAATACCGATCAGACCGTTCAGTTTTCTTTACCGGAAAACATTTCAGGGAACTTTCTTGGTGTGGCTATTATCAAAATGGCAGGCTCAAATGATTTACGCGTAGGCGAAAAAAACTTTAAATTTTAAAAAACTAAGTCTTGAAACCACAAAATGGAATGCCGATATCAATCCTAAGAAGAACAATCTTATTTTTTGCAATTGTTCTTTTGCATTGTTCGTTTGCCTTTGCGCAGGAAAAAAAGGATATAGAAATCCATTTTGAAAACAACAATGTAGCTGTTGAAAAAGGTTCTACTTTTACTAATTTCCTGGTCATTGAGAATAAAAGTTCTGAAGAAATTACCGTTCAGAATATCATGCCTGACGAAAAATATCCGGGTTTACTTTTCTATCCCAAAAATGACTTTACATTAGCTGCCGGTCAGTCTAAAAATCTTCCTGTGAAACTGATCGCCAATGTAGATTTTATG
Coding sequences within it:
- a CDS encoding peptidoglycan-binding protein LysM — protein: MTKQIVIAALTIGAIVLGTNNVHAQNTTATTTVNITLNDVISIDAGSTAIGNTVDFNYVTAADYNSDQTINKANSLKVTSTKNFNVKVKAGGANFMNGTNLIPVNVLTIKAASASGTMGGTKNTVVLSATDQNLVTNAPLGSALTLNLDYTIPAAKSSSSDILGKPAGTYTQTVTYTATAL